The genomic region TACCGCGAGCGGTACTAAGGCCTATGCGCAAGTCAGCGTAGAAAGCGCCGTAATGAGTGCGAGTCCGCACCAGTTGATCGAAATGCTGTTCGACGGTGCGAACAGTGCCCTGGTACGCGCTCGCCTGTTCCTCGAACAAGGCGATATTGTGGCGAAAGGTGAAGCGCTCAGTAAAGCGATCAATATTATTGATAACGGGCTCAAGGCCGGACTGGATCATGAGCAAGGTGGCGAGTTAGCAACTAACCTCTCCGCGCTGTATGACTATATGATTCGCCGTTTATTACAGGCCAATCTGCGTAATGATGGCCAGGCTATCGAAGAAGTGGAAGGGTTGCTCAGCAATATTGCGGATGCCTGGAAGCAGATCTCACCGAAAGCATCATCCCAGGAGTCTCGTTAATGACAACGACCGTGGAGTTTATCAACCGTTGGCAACACATCGCACGTCTCAGTCAGTCGCTGCTTGAATTAGCACAGCGAGGTGAATGGGACCACTTACTGGAGCAGGAAGTCACCTACCTGCAAAGTATTGAAGCGGTCGTTGAAACTCAAACTCCACCGGGCATTACGCGAAGTATTCAGGATATCGTGGCGGGCTACATCAAAGAGACGCTCGATAATGAAGTTCTCCTGAAAGTTCTGTTGCAACAACGACTGGATGAGTTAAGTAGCCTGATTGGCCAGTCAAGCCGTCAACAGACAATTAATAATACCTATGGACGCCTTTCCGGCATGCTATTGGTCCCTAATGCCCCCGTTGCCGGTCAATAATTCCCGCGATAAGAGAAATTATCTTCCATACTCCAGAGGTTGTCTCAATGACCTTTGGAGCACGGAAGATGAAAAATCCCACCTTATTACAGTACTTCCACTGGTATTACCCTGAGGGCGGAAAGCTCTGGTCGGAACTGGCTGAGCGGGCAGATGGCCTCAACGATATTGGCATCAACATGGTCTGGCTTCCTCCGGCGTACAAAGGCGCATC from Citrobacter sp. RHB25-C09 harbors:
- the fliS gene encoding flagellar export chaperone FliS produces the protein MYTASGTKAYAQVSVESAVMSASPHQLIEMLFDGANSALVRARLFLEQGDIVAKGEALSKAINIIDNGLKAGLDHEQGGELATNLSALYDYMIRRLLQANLRNDGQAIEEVEGLLSNIADAWKQISPKASSQESR
- the fliT gene encoding flagella biosynthesis regulatory protein FliT, which gives rise to MTTTVEFINRWQHIARLSQSLLELAQRGEWDHLLEQEVTYLQSIEAVVETQTPPGITRSIQDIVAGYIKETLDNEVLLKVLLQQRLDELSSLIGQSSRQQTINNTYGRLSGMLLVPNAPVAGQ